A stretch of DNA from Oryza brachyantha chromosome 4, ObraRS2, whole genome shotgun sequence:
CTGGAAGGTTCACAAACGGGAGGACCATTGCCGATGTCATTGGTAATGTCAAGTATGAATTTCATGAAGAAACTCTGGTTTCCCTGTCCATGCTTGCTCTCACATTTGTTGGCACTGAACTCAGGTGAAGCCTTGGGGCAGAAATCTTTTGCTCCACCCTACTTAGCCCCAAACTCAAGTGCTGAAATGATGAAAACTGGTGTTAATTATGGCTCTGGCTCTTCTGGCATATTTGATGAGACCGGCTCTTTTTATGTATGTGAACTAACTCGGTTTATGTGTTAGTGTGCTTAACATTCTTGCTTTGCTTCTGAAATgtagtactactagtagtttGTATGAAAACCATACTTGATCTGCACTGTAGATTGGAAGAGTGCCACTAGGTCAGCAAATCAGATATTTCGAAAAGACCAGAGCTCAGATAATGGAGACTTTGGGAGAAAAAGCTGCAACTGAGTTTTTGAAGAAAGCGTTATTCACGGTTGCAGCAGGATCCAATGATATTTTAGAGTACCTTTCACCTTCAATGCCATTCTTGGGACGAGAAAAGTATGATCCTTCAGTTTTTCAGGATTCCCTAGTTTCCAACCTGACATTTCATCTGAAGGTACTAAAACTTCTAACTCATTTATTTCAATAATAATTCAAGATGATCTCACATACTCTCTTCCTCAATGAAGCGGTTAAATCAACTGGGAGCAAGAAAAATTGTTGTCGCTGACGTTGGGCCACTGGGCTGCATACCATATGCTCGTGCTCTGGAGTTCATCCCTGAAGGGGAGTGTTCAGCATCTGCTAACCAACTCACTGAAGGTTACAACAAGAAACTGAAGAGGATGATCTACAGGTTGAACCAGGAAATGGGCCCAGAGAGTAAATTCGTCTACGCAAATACGTACGATATCGTGATGGAAATCATTCAGCAGTACCGTCACTTCGGTAAGCTCTTCTTCTTTGATGCAGTGTGCAGCAGAGCACCAAAAAGAAAGGCAGAAACATAAGATGTCAGTGTTGCATTTGTGAATGAAaggacttgtttagttcctaatttttttttcaaaaacatcgcatcgaatttttgaacacctaaataagcattaaacatagattaactaaaaaactaattgcatagttacggaagaaatgttgagacgaatcttttgagcctaattagtccatgattagctatagtgctatagtaaccaacatgtgctaatgacggattaattaagctcaaaagattcgtctcgtagtttccaggctagccatgaaattcgttttttcattcgtgtccgaaaactccttccgacattcggtcaaacatttgacgtggcatttctcctaaaattttctcaatctaaacaccccgaAAATCTTCAGGTTTTGAGAATGCGTTGGACCCGTGCTGCGGAGGCAGCTTCCCTCCATTTCTCTGCATCGGCATTGCCAACTCAACATCCACGTTATGCAAGGACCGTTCCAAGTACGTCTTCTGGGATGCGTTCCACCCGACAGAGGCCGTCAACTTCATCGTCGCCGGTAAACTTCTCGACGGCAACTCCGTCGCTGCTTCTCCCATCAACGTCCGCGAGCTGTTCcagtataaataaaactagagGTGTGCCTTGCCCTGGCATCCATGGTTGTTTGGCTGGCTGTATTAACTACCATCATGTTTCTTATGCGGTCTTCTCGGGTTAACTTGGACTGGACGCCACAGGCCCTTTAACGTGCAGAATGTGACTTAAAGTGCCCTTTACTGGCCCAGTTCCTCTTGCTTTTGTGATCTTTTCTGAAGGCCGGAAAGTTGATTCAGCCGTCAGCGAAGGAAAGAACGACGCACACGCTCTCCCCGGCTAGTCGTTGTCAGTTGTCACCGAACAAAATATTGCTGCCGGTGCAACGCGAACTAGACCAACGAACGGTGCAACAGAAGCTGGCGCACTAcgtgtagaaaaaaaaaacttacgaACAATAGGGCAAAGTAACGCACGTCTTGTCAGACTAAGTAGCCTATGGGTGCACGTAcggtcgccgcctcgccgccggtgcaACTCACAGGACGACGTGCCTATATATTTACGCGTACGAGAAAACTGGACCCGGGGGGACGGCCCGGCCGTGCCAGGTACGGTCGCGTCCGGCTGATCCATGGAGCCTGCCGCGGCAGCGGGGCCAGGGAAGGCCAGCCGCCATATGGTCACGGCCGACttccacgcggcggcggcggcggcgtcgcccgTGCTGCCGGGGGAGACGACGCCGTCCTCCACGACGAAGGCGTCGCGGTGGTGGTCGTCCGTGGCGGCCACGGCCGCGAGCCTCGTGGCggtcggcctcggcggcggcgcgctgctGGTGTGGTGGGCGCTCGCGTTCCACCCGGCGAACGCGCGACTCTGGATGGTGCCCGCGGGGCTCGTCCTCCTCGGCACGCCCGCCCTCGCGTGGCTCTCCCTctgcgcctccgccgccggcccgtGCGGCGCCGTCCACGACGAGCCAGCGCGCGTGTAGGACGCGCGTGcgcgcggctgctgctgcatttTTGCTGCTCCTAGCTGATGATCAGATGTACATAGATGTTCGCTATTGGCTAGTACGTATTATACTCCATGCTTCTTTGATTTCTTGCTGATTCATTTTGGGATCAGACGCACATACATGTTCGCTACTAGATAGAGTTTATACACTTTCATTTCTTCGTGAATTCAGCTGTGCGTTGCAGCGTGTTGCTGGTAGAGGGAGAGAGACATGTAGCATTGATATGGACATATGGTATATGATCTGGTGTACAAAGTTGCTTTCATAGATTACTTCCAGTTCCATCCCGTGTGTTGATCTGGTGAGTGCGAACTTTTGATCGGTTCGTGCGTCCACGCGACCTGAAAAGTCTAAAGCTGGAGTGTGCCGGATCGTAATCCATTGGTCGGCGTCTCGTCGAGAAATGGACGCGCATTACAATTGCATGGGCCCAAATTGAGATTTTTCTGGCGAGATAGGTATTCTGGCTGGATAGGTATGTGTGGTTAATGGTTTCCACTCGTGCATAGCCTTCGGATTAGGTAGACGATGGATAGTAGTGGATTAACATGAGTTGAAGTTTAATGGAAGCTTATAACAGAAATTTAGATTAACCGATTGGCTCAGCTCTAAATATAGAAGGatgatacattttttttcttattgttGTAGAGGTgacagttttttcttttcttaagcTAGAGCGACCCCTTTTTTTCATGGGAAAGTTTCTTTCATTGTTAATTGTTGTATACTTCTCGATGCCGGTACTTGTGCTAGAATATAGGCATGTAGCTATGTAGCTATATTCCTCAGTACACCATGTACACCATTAGAAGTATGTATTGTGGGTTTCTTTGCAAGAAAAATGTAATAAAATTGATCGattcataatatatattgatggttATAGATCCCAAAGTTGACTAGATAAGGAATgtactattatttatatttattcgTGAACAGATATTACGTAATACGGTATGACATGAACCCAACTTGTCGGTGGTAAGAGGTGCCATTGTACTGGTAATGGAGAGGATTAATGGTGCTTattcggtttggaggaatttcaaCCTATAGGAGTAGGAAAAGTAGAGGAATAGGGATATATAGCAACACcaatccataggaatttttccaagAGGTTGAGTGGATGAAAAAtttcctatgttttctctCATCTTGTAGGAAATggaaattttctttgattttacTATACTTCATTCCTACCAACCGAATGACTTTCAAAAGAATCAAATCCTTAAGAATTGgatcctttgtttttccttcaaaacaaataaagaatAGATTAAATTGCACCTTTCATTGTGCAAAGCGAACCTAGTTTCGATTTAGACTAGGGTTTAGCACACACTCTCACTTTATCCCaggttttattaaaataagtttcacCTAGCACTAGGATACATCATCAACCCTATATAAAATCTCATCAAATTTTACAGAATTTGAATGAAACTCTGTAAAATGCggtctaaatttaaaaagtttaataaATTTACTCATGTCATATAAGATTTTCCTTCAATTGTATACATAATCTAGTGCAAagtaaaacttattttgatataCCCCGATGCAAAGTGTCAAATATGTACTAAGCCGGTGcaaagtaaaacaaaataCTCTTTATTGTTGAGTCGCAAATGCTCCTTTCAGAAATTGGCAAGTTGCCGTTGCAACCAGCATTTGCACCATGTTATCAGTTTATTAGTGCCAAATCAAAACCCACTATAAAGCACTGGCAGCTACTATTTGTTTCCACTTTTTGGCACAGAAAATAATAGTCCAGTAGAGGCCAGGACCATTGGTTGGTTGCCAGTCACGGTGTATTCAATAGTCATGTAGATACCTTGTTGTCTCATCTTAAGGAATGTAAAATCGCAATAAGACATTGCCAACATAGCACCGTCCTTAACTAAATAATCACTTTCTTTTGTGTTACGGACTTACGGTTACTAGTACTATACAATATAACGGGCATT
This window harbors:
- the LOC102717615 gene encoding GDSL esterase/lipase At5g41890; the encoded protein is MSNGTKQTLAESTMHANALCVGIYAVVETFQCCSMHKMAVIHSPHCSSLFVVMTLLVFRSSPALPHAFFIFGDSLVDVGNNDYLVTLSKANAPPYGVDFAFSGGKPTGRFTNGRTIADVIGEALGQKSFAPPYLAPNSSAEMMKTGVNYGSGSSGIFDETGSFYIGRVPLGQQIRYFEKTRAQIMETLGEKAATEFLKKALFTVAAGSNDILEYLSPSMPFLGREKYDPSVFQDSLVSNLTFHLKRLNQLGARKIVVADVGPLGCIPYARALEFIPEGECSASANQLTEGYNKKLKRMIYRLNQEMGPESKFVYANTYDIVMEIIQQYRHFGFENALDPCCGGSFPPFLCIGIANSTSTLCKDRSKYVFWDAFHPTEAVNFIVAGKLLDGNSVAASPINVRELFQYK